A window of the Bacteroides thetaiotaomicron VPI-5482 genome harbors these coding sequences:
- a CDS encoding succinate dehydrogenase/fumarate reductase cytochrome b subunit, which translates to MWLSNSSVGRKVVMSVTGIALVLFLTFHMAMNLVAIISADGYNMICEFLGANWYALVATAALAALFIIHIIYAFWLTMQNRTARGSERYAVVDKPKTVEWASQNMLVLGIIVIVGLGLHLFNFWAKMQLPELMHNLDMHADTLTLAYAANGAYHIQQTFSCPVYVVLYLIWLFALWFHLTHGFWSSMQSLGWNNKVWINRWKCISNIYSTIVVLGFALVVVVFFVKSLLCGGAC; encoded by the coding sequence ATGTGGTTAAGTAATTCATCTGTAGGAAGGAAAGTGGTGATGAGCGTTACCGGTATCGCCCTTGTCCTGTTTCTAACATTTCACATGGCGATGAACTTAGTTGCAATCATCTCGGCTGATGGTTACAACATGATTTGTGAGTTTTTGGGAGCAAACTGGTATGCGCTGGTAGCTACCGCAGCACTGGCTGCTCTTTTCATTATTCACATCATCTACGCGTTCTGGCTGACAATGCAGAATCGCACAGCGCGCGGTAGCGAACGCTATGCAGTAGTCGACAAACCGAAAACTGTAGAGTGGGCTTCTCAAAACATGTTGGTGTTAGGCATTATCGTTATCGTAGGCCTCGGTTTGCACCTCTTCAACTTCTGGGCAAAAATGCAGTTGCCGGAACTGATGCACAACCTGGACATGCACGCTGATACACTGACGCTGGCTTATGCGGCAAACGGTGCATATCACATCCAGCAGACATTCTCTTGTCCGGTTTATGTAGTGCTCTACCTCATTTGGCTGTTTGCTCTGTGGTTCCACCTGACTCACGGTTTCTGGAGCTCCATGCAATCACTGGGATGGAACAACAAGGTATGGATCAATCGTTGGAAATGTATTTCTAACATCTATTCTACGATTGTAGTACTCGGTTTCGCACTCGTAGTAGTGGTATTCTTCGTGAAATCACTCCTTTGTGGCGGTGCTTGCTAA